One window from the genome of Plasmodium berghei ANKA genome assembly, chromosome: 3 encodes:
- a CDS encoding rhoptry neck protein 6, putative, translated as MYYYFFVFFAIYANGLLRNKDPNIFASSNDEIIENDKSMNTFVMSTNGSLYLNSDFNLNEASNESFLENCNINSCVDIGHENGNKINSQENEHAKNNNNSNNNNLKPEYNNNNNNLKPEYNNNNLKPEYNNNNLKPEYNNNNLKPEYNNNNLKPEYNNGINNNIFKVEKNEKLKKKTEGAIDLMHTQRETLPTAEKDEIKNNKNHKKNKGADEMDNEMDNEMDNENLDSSVEDGYNDSEDEETDLESDEDKEDDENENKNENKNQNENQNENQNENQNENENKNENKNQNEESYIKTITDNNKETEINSDNNTKEEKHILGSDPENMKVSDAGSNPQISKSQIHTEKDNIKIKNERSEIGNKNNIELGITNDNKMGNARVREVGNRISNELGNSNNKEISYETQTIQNAKKYPGKSEWGKILGDKNDEIITSHVDKKKKKKRENDVAEIDQENDEEDEEDEEDEEGEGDEDKLIIGDNIENIKIDHKNKSSFSKEIENINEPTKDEEYTNVSQKTILNEDNKSHNEQNSNCSKRSEKVENSILETKTINQDIHEIKERKENTKSSLNISENNDPKPEQNYESNMFTIDKKMHNKLKNIDVILRGLNDKLNHHKDLKNRELKLKFEAMGQIQKYKIYNEVIQKAIETLTQRLVKINDDLNKLKEASSISLQKYMNETGYGLELLNFQKSELPSNK; from the exons atgtattattatttttttgttttttttgcaatATATGCTAATGGATTGCTAAGAAATAAAG ATCCTAACATTTTTGCGAGTAGCAATGATGAGATCatagaaaatgataaaagtATGAATACCTTTGTTATGTCAACAAATGGaagtttatatttaaatagtgattttaatttaaatgaagCATCCAACGAAAGCTTCTTAGAAAATTGCAATATCAATAGTTGTGTAGATATAGGTCATGAAAATGgcaacaaaataaatagtcAAGAAAATGAGCAtgctaaaaataataacaacagtaataataacaatttaaaaccagaatacaataataataataataatttaaaaccagaatacaataataataatttaaaaccAGAGtacaataataacaatttaaaaccagaatacaataataacaatttaaaaccagaatacaataataacaatttaaaaCCAGAATACAATAATGGaataaacaataatatctttaaagtagaaaaaaatgaaaaattaaaaaaaaaaacagagGGTGCAATAGATTTAATGCATACACAAAGGGAAACACTACCAACTGCGGAAAAAgacgaaataaaaaataacaaaaatcacaaaaaaaataaaggcGCTGATGAAATGGATAATGAAATGGATAATGAAATggataatgaaaatttagaTAGTTCTGTCGAAGATGGATATAACGATAGTGAGGATGAAGAAACTGATTTGGAATCTGACGAAGATAAGGAAGAcgatgaaaatgaaaataaaaatgaaaataaaaatcaaaacGAAAATCAAAACGAAAATCAAAACGAAAATCAAAacgaaaatgaaaataaaaatgaaaataaaaatcaaaatgaagaatcttatataaaaactatAACAGATAATAACAAAGAAACAGAGATAAATTCcgataataatacaaaagaagaaaaacaTATCCTTGGATCAGATCCAGAAAATATGAAGGTGTCAGATGCTGGGAGTAATCCCCAAATTTCCAAGTCTCAAATTCATACTGAAAAAGATAAcatcaaaattaaaaatgaaagaagTGAAATTGGTAATAAGAATAATATTGAATTGGGCATTacaaatgataataaaatgggCAATGCGAGGGTTAGAGAAGTGGGTAATAGGATTAGTAATGAATTGGgtaattcaaataataaagaaatttcTTATGAAACACAAACTATTCAAAATGCTAAGAAATATCCTGGAAAAAGCGAATGGGGTAAAATATTAGGcgataaaaatgatgagATCATAACTAGCCAtgttgataaaaaaaaaaaaaaaaaaagagaaaatgATGTTGCTGAAATAGACcaagaaaatgatgaagaaGATGAAGAAGATGAAGAAGATGAAGAAGGTGAAGGAGATGAAGATAAACTTATAATTGGAGATAATAtcgaaaatataaaaatagatcataaaaataaaagttcATTTTCAAaggaaatagaaaatataaatgaaccTACAAAAGATGAAGAATATACAAATGTAAGTCAAAAGACAATTTTAAACGAAGATAACAAAAGTCATAATGAACAGAATTCTAATTGTTCTAAAAGATCTGAGAAAGTAGAAAATAGCATTTTGGAAACGAAGACTATAAATCAGGATATTCatgaaattaaagaaaGGAAAGAAAATACGAAATCatctttaaatatttcagaaaataat GATCCAAAACCAGAACAAAATTACGAATCAAACATGTTTACTATCGACAAAAAAATGCACAATAAGTTGAAGAATATAGATGTAATACTTCGTGgattaaatgataaattaaacCATCATAaggatttaaaaaat CGCGAactaaaattaaaatttgaaGCCATGGGacaaatacaaaaatataaaatatacaatgaAGTTATCCAAAAAGCGATAGAAACTTTAACTCAGCGTTTAgtaaaa attaatgatgatttaaataaattaaaagaagCTTCATCTATTTCccttcaaaaatatatgaatgaaACAG GATATGGATTGGAGctattaaattttcaaaaatctGAGTTACCATCAAACaaataa